The following coding sequences lie in one Klebsiella huaxiensis genomic window:
- the tusB gene encoding sulfurtransferase complex subunit TusB yields MLHTLSTSPWHADTATMLRLTKEGDDLLLMSDGVVAAVAGSRFLEILQSAPITIHVLQEDIEARGLGGQIADGVVRLSYTDFVRLTVKHPGQLAW; encoded by the coding sequence ATGCTCCACACATTAAGCACATCACCCTGGCATGCTGATACTGCGACAATGCTTCGTTTGACAAAAGAAGGAGACGATCTCCTGCTGATGTCTGATGGCGTAGTCGCAGCAGTTGCCGGAAGTCGCTTCCTTGAAATTCTGCAATCTGCCCCCATAACCATTCATGTTCTGCAAGAAGATATCGAAGCCCGTGGGCTGGGTGGTCAAATTGCGGACGGTGTCGTCAGGCTTAGCTATACTGATTTCGTCAGACTTACAGTCAAACACCCTGGGCAATTAGCCTGGTAA
- the tusC gene encoding sulfurtransferase complex subunit TusC codes for MKRVAFVFSSTPHGSASGREGLDALLATSALTEEIGVFFIGDGVFQLLPGQRPAAVLARDYISTFKLLSLYDIEQCWVCAASARERGLNSSTPWIVDAEWLEPEALRTQLDDFNVILRF; via the coding sequence ATGAAACGCGTAGCTTTTGTTTTTTCCTCTACTCCTCACGGCTCAGCATCCGGCAGAGAAGGGTTGGATGCACTGCTTGCAACATCCGCTCTGACGGAGGAAATCGGTGTATTCTTCATCGGAGATGGCGTGTTCCAGTTACTTCCAGGGCAGCGGCCCGCAGCGGTATTGGCACGCGACTATATCTCTACCTTCAAACTTTTATCGCTCTACGATATTGAGCAATGCTGGGTCTGTGCGGCCTCTGCACGTGAACGCGGCCTGAACTCTTCGACGCCATGGATCGTAGATGCCGAGTGGCTGGAGCCAGAGGCTTTACGAACCCAGCTTGACGATTTTAACGTGATACTGCGTTTTTGA
- the tusD gene encoding sulfurtransferase complex subunit TusD has translation MRFAITVTGPAYGTQLASSALQFALAVLQEGHELVSIFFYREGVYNANQLSAPASDEFDLVRAWQSLHDDHAVSLHICVAAALRRGVVDQQEAQQLGLPACNLQPGFTLSGLGALAEAALTCDRMVQF, from the coding sequence ATGCGCTTTGCGATCACGGTGACGGGGCCTGCTTACGGTACGCAGTTGGCCAGCAGCGCATTGCAGTTTGCCCTGGCTGTTTTGCAGGAAGGCCATGAACTGGTCAGCATCTTTTTCTATCGTGAAGGTGTTTATAACGCAAACCAGCTATCAGCACCGGCTAGCGATGAGTTTGATCTGGTTCGTGCATGGCAATCGTTACATGACGATCACGCTGTTTCCTTGCATATCTGCGTGGCCGCGGCTTTGCGTCGAGGAGTTGTGGATCAACAGGAAGCACAACAGCTGGGATTACCAGCCTGTAATTTACAGCCTGGATTTACGCTGAGCGGATTAGGTGCGCTGGCGGAAGCCGCGTTAACCTGCGACCGGATGGTACAGTTCTGA
- the rpsG gene encoding 30S ribosomal protein S7 — MPRRRVIGQRKILPDPKFGSELLAKFVNILMVDGKKSTAEAIVYSALETLAQRSGKNELEAFEVALDNVRPTVEVKSRRVGGSTYQVPVEVRPVRRNALAMRWIVEAARKRGDKSMALRLANELSDAADNKGTAVKKREDVHRMAEANKAFAHYRW, encoded by the coding sequence ATGCCACGTCGTCGCGTCATTGGTCAGCGTAAAATCCTGCCGGATCCTAAGTTCGGATCAGAACTGCTGGCTAAATTTGTCAATATCCTGATGGTAGATGGTAAAAAATCTACTGCAGAAGCAATCGTATACAGCGCGCTGGAGACCCTGGCTCAGCGCTCTGGTAAAAATGAACTGGAAGCTTTCGAAGTCGCTCTCGACAACGTGCGCCCGACTGTAGAAGTTAAGTCTCGCCGCGTTGGTGGTTCTACTTATCAGGTTCCAGTTGAAGTCCGTCCGGTTCGTCGTAATGCTCTGGCAATGCGTTGGATCGTTGAAGCTGCTCGTAAACGTGGTGATAAATCCATGGCTCTGCGTCTGGCGAACGAACTTTCTGATGCTGCAGACAACAAAGGTACTGCAGTTAAGAAACGTGAAGACGTTCACCGTATGGCAGAAGCCAACAAGGCGTTCGCACACTACCGTTGGTAA
- the fusA gene encoding elongation factor G yields the protein MARTTPIARYRNIGISAHIDAGKTTTTERILFYTGVNHKIGEVHDGAATMDWMEQEQERGITITSAATTAFWSGMAKQYEPHRVNIIDTPGHVDFTIEVERSMRVLDGAVMVYCAVGGVQPQSETVWRQANKYKVPRIAFVNKMDRMGANFLKVVGQIKTRLGANPVPLQLAIGAEEAFTGVVDLVKMKAINWNEEDAGVTFTYEDIPADMQDLAEEWHQNLIESAAEASEELMEKYLGGEELTEEEIKTALRQRVLNNEIILVTCGSAFKNKGVQAMLDAVIDYLPSPVDVPAINGILDDGKDTPAERHASDDEPFAALAFKIATDPFVGNLTFFRVYSGVVNSGDTILNSVKAARERFGRIVQMHANKREEIKEVRAGDIAAAIGLKDVTTGDTLCDPNAPIILERMEFPEPVISIAVEPKTKADQEKMGLALGRLAKEDPSFRVWTDEESNQTIIAGMGELHLDIIVDRMKREFNVEANVGKPQVAYREAIRAKVTDIEGKHAKQSGGRGQYGHVVIDMYPLEPGSNPKGYEFINDIKGGVIPGEYIPAVDKGIQEQLKAGPLAGYPVVDLGVRLHFGSYHDVDSSELAFKLAASIAFKDGFKKAKPVLLEPIMKVEVETPEENTGDVIGDLSRRRGMLRGQESNVTGVVIHAEVPLSEMFGYATQLRSLTKGRASYSMEFLKYDDAPNNVAQAVIEARGK from the coding sequence ATGGCTCGTACAACACCCATCGCACGCTACCGTAACATCGGTATCAGTGCGCACATCGACGCCGGTAAAACTACTACTACCGAACGTATTCTGTTCTACACCGGTGTAAACCACAAAATCGGTGAAGTTCATGACGGCGCTGCCACCATGGACTGGATGGAACAGGAGCAGGAGCGTGGTATTACTATCACCTCCGCAGCGACTACTGCATTCTGGTCAGGTATGGCTAAGCAGTATGAACCGCATCGCGTAAACATCATCGACACCCCGGGGCACGTTGACTTCACCATCGAAGTAGAACGTTCCATGCGTGTGCTTGATGGTGCAGTAATGGTTTACTGCGCAGTTGGTGGTGTTCAGCCTCAGTCTGAAACCGTATGGCGTCAGGCAAACAAATATAAAGTTCCGCGCATTGCGTTCGTTAACAAAATGGACCGTATGGGTGCGAACTTCCTGAAAGTTGTTGGTCAGATCAAAACCCGTCTGGGCGCGAACCCTGTTCCGCTGCAGCTGGCGATTGGCGCTGAAGAAGCGTTCACCGGTGTTGTTGACCTGGTGAAAATGAAAGCCATCAACTGGAACGAAGAAGACGCAGGTGTAACCTTCACTTACGAAGATATCCCGGCAGACATGCAGGACCTGGCCGAAGAATGGCACCAGAACCTGATCGAGTCCGCTGCTGAAGCTTCTGAAGAGCTGATGGAGAAATACCTGGGTGGTGAAGAACTGACTGAAGAAGAGATTAAAACTGCTCTCCGTCAGCGCGTTCTGAACAACGAAATCATCCTGGTAACCTGTGGTTCTGCGTTCAAGAACAAAGGTGTTCAGGCGATGCTGGATGCGGTAATTGATTACCTGCCATCCCCGGTTGATGTACCTGCGATCAACGGCATCCTGGACGACGGTAAAGATACTCCTGCTGAACGTCACGCTAGCGATGATGAGCCGTTTGCTGCTCTGGCATTCAAAATCGCTACCGACCCGTTCGTGGGTAACCTGACCTTCTTCCGCGTGTACTCTGGTGTGGTTAACTCTGGTGATACCATCCTGAACTCCGTGAAAGCTGCACGTGAGCGTTTCGGTCGTATCGTACAGATGCACGCTAACAAACGTGAAGAGATCAAAGAAGTTCGCGCGGGCGATATCGCTGCTGCTATCGGTCTGAAAGACGTAACTACGGGTGACACTCTGTGCGATCCTAATGCGCCGATCATTCTGGAGCGTATGGAATTCCCTGAGCCGGTAATCTCTATCGCTGTTGAACCGAAAACCAAAGCTGACCAGGAAAAAATGGGTCTGGCTCTGGGCCGTCTGGCTAAAGAAGACCCGTCTTTCCGCGTATGGACTGACGAAGAATCTAACCAGACCATCATCGCCGGTATGGGTGAGCTGCACCTCGACATCATCGTTGACCGAATGAAGCGTGAATTCAACGTTGAAGCGAACGTCGGTAAACCTCAGGTTGCTTACCGCGAAGCGATTCGCGCTAAAGTTACCGATATCGAAGGTAAACACGCTAAACAGTCTGGTGGTCGCGGTCAGTACGGTCACGTCGTTATCGACATGTACCCACTGGAGCCGGGCTCTAACCCGAAAGGTTATGAGTTCATCAACGACATCAAAGGTGGTGTAATTCCTGGTGAATACATCCCGGCCGTTGATAAAGGCATCCAGGAGCAGCTGAAAGCAGGTCCTCTGGCTGGTTACCCGGTAGTTGACCTGGGCGTGCGTCTGCACTTCGGTTCTTACCACGACGTTGACTCCTCCGAACTGGCGTTTAAACTGGCCGCTTCTATTGCCTTTAAAGATGGCTTTAAGAAAGCGAAACCAGTTCTGCTTGAGCCGATCATGAAGGTTGAAGTAGAAACTCCGGAAGAGAATACTGGTGACGTTATCGGTGACCTTAGCCGTCGTCGCGGTATGCTGCGCGGTCAGGAATCCAACGTGACTGGCGTTGTGATCCACGCTGAAGTTCCGCTGTCTGAAATGTTCGGATATGCAACTCAGCTGCGTTCTCTGACCAAAGGTCGTGCTTCTTACTCTATGGAGTTCCTGAAGTATGATGATGCGCCGAACAACGTGGCTCAGGCCGTAATCGAAGCCCGTGGTAAATAA
- the rpsL gene encoding 30S ribosomal protein S12, with protein sequence MATINQLVRKPRARKVAKSNVPALEACPQKRGVCTRVYTTTPKKPNSALRKVCRVRLTNGFEVSSYIGGEGHNLQEHSVILIRGGRVKDLPGVRYHTVRGALDCSGVKDRKQARSKYGVKRPKA encoded by the coding sequence ATGGCAACAATTAACCAGCTGGTACGCAAACCACGCGCACGCAAAGTTGCAAAGAGCAACGTGCCTGCGCTGGAAGCCTGCCCGCAGAAACGTGGCGTATGTACTCGTGTATATACTACCACTCCTAAAAAACCGAACTCCGCACTGCGTAAAGTATGTCGTGTTCGTTTGACTAACGGTTTTGAAGTTTCTTCATATATCGGTGGTGAAGGCCACAACCTGCAGGAGCACTCCGTGATCCTGATCCGTGGCGGTCGTGTTAAAGACCTTCCGGGTGTTCGTTACCACACCGTTCGTGGTGCGCTTGACTGCTCCGGCGTTAAAGACCGTAAGCAAGCTCGCTCCAAGTATGGCGTGAAGCGTCCTAAGGCTTAA